The DNA segment ACACTGTCCAACTACACGATGAATAACCAACTACATAGGTGGCAGTGTCCATTAAACATTtgcttaataaaaaaaacatgttccTCTTCACTTATTCTTAAACAGCAATCCGCTCTCATATCTCATTTGGACAAAGCACAAGCTTCCATGacagacaagaaaaagaaacggGCGTTTTAACACTAATCCTGGAGACTGAAAACTAataaaagacttttttttttctttagaccAAAAGTCAGAAAAATAGATAGATCATAGATTCCAGATTTGCAGTCacacaaacaaaactaaagccagaaacaaaaacaaaactcgTCTTTCAATAGTCTAAACGATAACAAGTGTTCTTTCAGGGTAAACCAGAACCAGATGGTGCTGCTGCGTTGTAACCGCCTGCACCACGGCCAAATCCAGGCCTACCACCACCTCCCTGTCAACATAACACACAAAGTAATGTTAGACAAAATCTTGTAAAAATGACCTCATAGGCTTTTTAAGTAAACTCGGAAGGGATGATGAGTGAGAGAGATTTACTTGGAAAGACGGCTGGTAATCAGCTGGAGCTCCACCCTTTTCACCTGCTGCATCACCACCACGTGCCCCACCACGGTACCCATCACGGTCACTAAATCTAGGACGGTCTCCCTCAAAACGAGGTCCTCTGAAACAAACGCCAAAACCAATGTCATTTTAATGAGAATTAGCCAATCAGGTACTAAAGTAAGATGAAACAAAGGAGTCTAAAAGTTACCTTGGGCGATCACCAGGTGGGCCACCAAAGGGACGACCAATGGGCTTAGCAGACTTCTTCAAGGTCGCGGGAACAACATCCGAGGGAAGGTTAAGATAATTTCTCAAGAACTCAATCCCTTCGTTGGTGAGAAACCAATAGTAGTGCATCCAAGCGAAGGTCTCCCTAACGTACTCCTTGGACTTGAAACTCTGCATGAGCTTGATCACTTGCAGGTTGGGCACTGACTCAATCAACGGATGCTTTGGGAGGTTGAAGTCCTTCTTGGCGAACAATACTCCTTCTGTGAAACCCACGTGATATAATATAGATCATTCAGCATTCACAAAATTACCATAGCTCAATACAGTTAATAAACCAACCCAACAGTTAAAGATTTAAACTTTATTGAACACACCTCGAAGGTTCATTAGATCTTAGCAATATACATAACTTAGTTGACAAAGTACATGCTGAAGGCAAGCATTTACTTATTCAATCTAACAGTTTCAAACTACTAATCAAGAACCCTAAGAAATGGTAACTAAACATGTTTCCACTAGCAGAAATGAAAGAATGCCATTAGCTGTGAAAAAGTAGAAACCTTTGAAAAGGTATTTGCAGATCTCTCTGCGGTTGGTCTCTGTGATAATCTGGAAACAGAAGGAACAAGAACACAATCAGTACATTCTCGGATATGTCCTTCCATTACAAAAACatacaaatatagaaaatagagaAACAGAGCAAAAGCATAGACTATACCATCTTCTTGTTGGTAGTGCTTTCACTGCAAAGAGGCAGACAGCTACTTCTTTTGTCACAAAGCTACGGCACACGAAAACTAGGGTTTTCAGTGGATAAGTGACCAATTTTATATATTACGTATTTGGGCTTTAATTGGGCCAAGAATTGTAATAATTGTTTGCCTCCAGTGCTGGGCTTTGGAGGTGTGGTATGAAGTCTACACCGAACGTGACCCGAGACCTGTAGTAATGCCTAGCAACATGAACTGCATGCAACGAAGTGTGCACACTAAACTTTTACACTTGTTCTGTTAATTTGACGTACGAATTTTCTTTAAGTATGTACTATTGTAACATTATCATGATTAATGATGGAGCTACATACTTCCCTTTGGACCTTGGCAAAGTATTTCTTTGAATGACTAGAAAATTAGAAGTCCATACCATACATACTCATAGTGTCCGAAATTAGATCTTGGTAATGCATAATATATGTTAACGCAAGTCACTAGTTTGCTgataagaaataaataaacttgGAAAGAGAAAGTCAAAAAGTTCTAAAAGCATGATTATTGGGAGCTTTTTAGGGTGAGGTTCTTAACGGAATATAAGAActcgtctcttaacttttaactaaaaaaactaagaaccccACCATAAGAACCCTccaataatcatgctctaaacCCATGATTTTTAAGAATCGATGACACATGTCAGTCTAATAATGTTTTAATCCATGTTCGAAAACACGGCCGTCTAGGCACTGTTCGGAGGTTGACCGCAATGATTATGCCCAAATCGGTGTAGCCAGGCGTTTATCCGCGTAAGACCGCTTAATTTCCGTGTTGACCGCCTATTCCCGCGTTAACCGCCTAAGTTTTTTTTCCCGTCCGTGTAAATTAAAACACGGTTGATTAACTTTTACTCATTATTGACAGATTTTGTGTAATTATTTAttactaaataattataattaaaatacaattatgaCTAAGAACTTGTATCATCATGTTTAAAATTAgccaaatatattataaatttattaaagtgTATTTAAAACTAGGCTCCGCGTAATTTCCGAGTACTCCCTAATTTTTCGGTAACTCGATATGTCCAGGGTTACCGCCCGACTAGCACCTAGCGTAGTTCCAAACAGAGGTTTTAATTGGTTTTACATAACTAAATCTTTAaaatagtattattattattattttttaaaaactttagtaGGGTTGTAACCGTTAATGTTGCTCTTAGAAAACCTGATACCGTCCCCAACACATGTACCCTGTTCTTGATTTGAATTCAAGCTCTCCAACTCTGAGATCAAAGCATGGTACACCTTTGTCCTTTGAGTTTTGAGATTTAAGTTTTGTATAGTTAGCCTCTTAAaagtagtaataaaaaaaaggatttGAGTTGTGATCAAGTCAGAAAGCCAGCTTGGCGCAGACAAAAATTGTTGTTAAACAAAAATGAGATTCGGAGAAAGTAGTTCACGGACGACCAATGAAACATGCATGTCCGTGAACTCACGAATACAAACGAGAAAGCAGCCTTTTGTATGTCAACTTGACCATATAATAAATCACACTTATATTCGTCTTTCATTTTTGTCAACATCATGAATTCCTCCTTGTTAACCAATACGTCCTTGCTGACCAAAAACAAAATAGCTCAGTTTTTTTTGGATAGCGGGAGGCAATAAGTATGATTGTCCCAAAGTAAAGTCCAGGATCTACAGCAGTAATAGATGAAAATAAACATTAGTTAAAGTACGCCAAGTAAAATAGAACAATATAAGTAAACTAACGCAAAATAGCTGAATGGAGGTCAAGATCTTGAATCCAAATCAAAAGTGAGAATTGCTAATAAGTGTTGTTTTGTACATACTCTAAGAACAATAAACTAGTGTTGCTTTTCAGAGAAAATGACGATCATGTGGACCCGTGacgatctctttttttttgtccaagCTAATATACACGAACATGGCTCTCCCCATCTCTTAATCCAATTGATTCTCTCTATTATTCCTTGCCCCAACGTaagctttctctctctctatcgaGTATGATTGATACCATCATTATTGAAGTGGTTAATGAGTCAATCACACTCGTGACATTAGGTGGACCTCTTGGTATTCGTATATTTACTAGGTAACCTAGAGATTGATACTTGTTTTACAAACACAAAACAAGACAGTGAACAAAACGAAAGGAAATATTGTAGATAATGGAATTTACAATTTAACTATTCCATCAATAAATTGCCTCTTTGTGTATGTATACCATGAAGTCTGAAGTAACAAGAAAAAACCCTTACATaaattaagcaaaaaaaatgataacagAAAAATCATCTCCTGGAACTTGAAACCCTTTTGAGTAGaacaagaaaacacaaaagaCGATATAGTACGAAGAACCCTAACAACACATAAACATTAGTCCATCTCTGTCTCTCATCAAGCCCTTTCTTGTCCAACACGTCACCTCCAGTAAGCAAGCAGCCTTTCACATCGCCTTCCCCAAACCAGACAAGGCATTTATTGGCCAGACACGAGTACTCATTTATCAGAAGCGAGTCCAACGCGTATTTATACATCGAAAAGAAGTACATGAACAGCCAGTACTTAGGAAGACTCTCCTTAGAGATGAAGTAACCAGAGAACAAGAAGAAAGCCGCGAGAAGAACGGTCACTAGCGATGTTCCAGCGATATAGTTAGGTGCAAGAGAGCTCAAGAAAAGCACGAATGAGTTTGCCATCAGGACAATGATCCATATCACAAGGACAAAGTAGGCAAAAGCTTGCCACGAAAGGCAGAGACCTACAAGGAAGTAAAGAGAGACAGAGTAGATGATTGCGATGAGGAGCAAGTAAGGCAAGAAAACCAATGTGTTTGCGAGAATGTGAGAGGAGAGTCTGTAGAGTCCACTCGAGGTTTCTCGGAGAAGAATGGGACGTTCATCGATGAATATTGGTAGGGTTTGTGTGGTGGATGATAAGAGGAACGTGAGGGTGAAGGCAAAAAGACCGAACCGCTTCTCGATTCCTGCTTTGCCAGTTCCAATGTTGAGGTAGATAGTGCCTAAGACAAGACCAACTATAAGAGCTTCTAAGATGTTGGTAAGAAGCAGCTGCCTTGTGCGGTATATGATCTTCCAGAATCTTCTAGAAAGTAGGGTTACTTCAGTGATCCTCGAGCTTCTATAGATTTGTTTTGTGTTCTGCTTTTGAGGCTCTTGAGGGCCAGGGAGAACAATGTCGGCGTTCTCGTACGGATCATGGAGGTTTTGAAGTATCTCCATAGCGTACTCGAGTGAGTTTAGCTGAGGAGGAACCGTGAATCCCTTGGAGAGCAAGAAACCTTCGAGCAAATCAAGCCTTCCGTGATATACAACGCTTCCTTTGGAAAGAAGTAACAAGCGGTCGATGAGAAACAAAATCTTGAAGCTAGGTTGATGTATGGACAAGATCACGGTCCTTTGTCGTGACGTGGCAACGGACTTGAGGATCTGAACAACGTCGAAAGCTGATTTACTGTCTAAACCGGAAGTGGGTTCGTCCAGGAGTAAGAAGCCCGGATCGTGGAGAAGACTTAGACCAATAGAAACCCTTCTTAGCTCACCACCGGATAGGCCTTGACCGAGTCTTGTATGTGCAAGATGCGTTAGGTTGAGTTCTTGTAAGAGAGAAGCAACGGCATTGGAGGTTTCTGATGGGCTTTTTGAGAGCAATAGGGATGCGGAGAAAGTGAAAGTCTCGGAGACGGTGAGGAGAGGGAAGAAGGCGTCGTGCTGAGGAACGTAGGAAGAGATTTTGCGGTAAGAAGAAGGGTTGATGGGAAGAGAGTTGACGAGGATTGAGCCTGAGGTTGGGGAGGTTCTTGCGGCGAGGATGTCGAGAAGAGTTGATTTTCCGGCACCGCTAGGGCCAACGATGGCGAGGATTTGGGAAGGATGAGAGGTGAGGGAGATGTTGCGGAGGATGTAAGAAGATGGCTCCGCCGTTGGGAAGAGCGGTGGAAGAGGTTTGGTGTAGGAGATGGAAGAGGTGGTTAGAGTATTTGATTCCATCTAGGGAGATATGTTTACAAGTAGGAGAATGAAAGAGAGTGTTGTACAATGAGAATTTATGGATGTTTGAGTTTGGAatggttttttattttcatatgaagctgacaaatatttaaacctTTTTGTCTGTTTGCGTTGAAGTATTGTCTTTTGCTGTCATTTATGATATTGAGTTACATTGAACTCATCGACGTAGTCGTGGCTAGGTGGTGATGTAACAACGATGCGGTGCCGAGACAAGTAATATATCAGAGAAGAGATCATTAGAGATGATTATCCATATGAAAATGGATTTATTAATGAAACGAAAATCCATATACTCTCGTTTATATAAAGAAGCATGGTTACAGTtacatatatacacatttaAACCTTCGTTTTGATCatatatacacatttaataAACATGTAAAGATAAACTAAATGTGTTTGTCATAGTGAATATTGTTGAGGAAATGAGAGGGGGAATCTAAAGGGGAATGCAGGTAAAGGTCACGGGTTTTTctatgtctctctctctctctctctctctctctctctctctctctctctctctctctctctctctctctctctctctctctctctctctctctctctctctctctctctctctctctcgtgcCATTGTATTATTAGTACACAGGGAAATTGCACATCACGCAGTCGATTCCCCAAACCACTTCTATAATAGATAAGATATACTGAAGGTGTGATTGGTAACCATTGTAGGAACAATAGGAATAGATAGGAAAATAATGTGTAGGAATAAAATTTTAGGAATGATGAAGAATGTTGGTTCCTTACAAAATTAATGAGAAATTGATTTGTTATATAATTCTCTACAATCAAAGGAATGAAgaggaatgaaaaggaaaataTGTTCCTTATGAatgataaaaagtttaagaaatGTTAAAGAATACAATGTTCTCCTCATTCCCTTGGGGTCATCAGTCACACCCTTAATGATGTGAAGGGGGCCATAAACTGAGTTTATTTGGGTTATAGGCAGGTCCAACCCTACATCAGCCTTGTACATTTGCTTCTTGGTTCTGTTTTTCCCTTAattcagataaaaaaaataaaattttaaggtTTTTTGGATTAAGTATcagattttttagtttttggataattttaaatatttcaaataaaagcTATTCTggtaattcagtttttttttttggtatttcagtttataaataataatttattgttatttggttattttaagattaaatatcccctatatattaatcttgGAGCATTAGTTAAATAACAACATTGAAAAGCATGCTTATATGTCAAGTTGAGAGAGCTcttcagttttttttcttaattagaCTGAACTTAATATGATTATTAAAAAGTGACATTAAATGGACCACTCAATACTTTACTATATATCATCAAATTCTAATAtggaaataaataaacattaacTCTTTCTTTTGATGTAATGTattaagaaagaaataaaaatggaattaattttatggaaaaaaaaagactggAAAAGGAAGAATATGAAACCAAAGAGTTTCCTGAAAATTTTAcgtatttgtatatataatgcTACAAAATAGTTTGAGCGAAATTTGGTTGCATAAcctattctctttttttttttctctttgccAACAGAGACTCATTTCGATTCTGTCAAGCTATAAAATAGAAGGTTATATGATTTTAGTTCAGCCTATTTGAATTCGTTTTAGGCTTAACATATATTTCAAGAATCTATAAATTGGGCTgaataaaattgaatttataattatattatgtttttttgtaaacgtaaaattaattatgatgaggtaaacaaaaaatcaaacacATTTTTAAACAACTACCACCATCAAatcactaaaataaaaacaacaagaaACATTATTTAGAGTCCGATTGGTAATgactgtagctttaaaaattttgatatagaaaaaaatatgtagACTTTTTTGTTGTGGCTTAACATTTTATTGCTATAGAATTTTATGGAAAGCATTAAAAAATTGCTTTGAatatttggctctgcagagcatttgtacagctgtaggttattttaagagctgtggtttcaaaaaaaaaaattaaagcttgaTTTCTCTCAATTTGGTGCTGTAGAAATAAATAGGGTTGTGGACAACACCTACAAcaactaccaatcaccccctTAATATTCTGTATCATGTTTATgctttattaaaaattgaacATGTTCCTATatgtagaaaaaaaattgtaaacataTTATTGGTTTTAAATTACAAACATGTCATTATTTCAGGTATTTCACCCTGC comes from the Brassica rapa cultivar Chiifu-401-42 chromosome A01, CAAS_Brap_v3.01, whole genome shotgun sequence genome and includes:
- the LOC103863473 gene encoding 40S ribosomal protein S10-1, translated to MIITETNRREICKYLFKEGVLFAKKDFNLPKHPLIESVPNLQVIKLMQSFKSKEYVRETFAWMHYYWFLTNEGIEFLRNYLNLPSDVVPATLKKSAKPIGRPFGGPPGDRPRGPRFEGDRPRFSDRDGYRGGARGGDAAGEKGGAPADYQPSFQGGGGRPGFGRGAGGYNAAAPSGSGLP
- the LOC103863483 gene encoding ABC transporter G family member 4 produces the protein MESNTLTTSSISYTKPLPPLFPTAEPSSYILRNISLTSHPSQILAIVGPSGAGKSTLLDILAARTSPTSGSILVNSLPINPSSYRKISSYVPQHDAFFPLLTVSETFTFSASLLLSKSPSETSNAVASLLQELNLTHLAHTRLGQGLSGGELRRVSIGLSLLHDPGFLLLDEPTSGLDSKSAFDVVQILKSVATSRQRTVILSIHQPSFKILFLIDRLLLLSKGSVVYHGRLDLLEGFLLSKGFTVPPQLNSLEYAMEILQNLHDPYENADIVLPGPQEPQKQNTKQIYRSSRITEVTLLSRRFWKIIYRTRQLLLTNILEALIVGLVLGTIYLNIGTGKAGIEKRFGLFAFTLTFLLSSTTQTLPIFIDERPILLRETSSGLYRLSSHILANTLVFLPYLLLIAIIYSVSLYFLVGLCLSWQAFAYFVLVIWIIVLMANSFVLFLSSLAPNYIAGTSLVTVLLAAFFLFSGYFISKESLPKYWLFMYFFSMYKYALDSLLINEYSCLANKCLVWFGEGDVKGCLLTGGDVLDKKGLDERQRWTNVYVLLGFFVLYRLLCFLVLLKRVSSSRR